The stretch of DNA CTCTACGGCGCGCGCCGGCGTAAACACCCTCATCAGCTTCGTCAGCAACGCCTTTCTCATCCTGCTCTTCATGCTGTTCATGCTGATGGGCGCCGGCGACACGAACGCCAAGCTCCGGCGCGTGCTGCCGGCGCATACCGCCGAACGCATCGTCTCCGCCGGCCTGAACATCGGCGTGCAGATGCGGCACTACCTGCTGACCAAAACGATCATTAGCGCGGTCACCGGCGTTGTTTCGTTCGCCATCCTGTGGCTCATCGGCGTCGACTTCGCGCTGATGTGGGGAATCCTCGCCTTTCTGCTCAACTTCATCCCCAACGTGGGATCGATCGTCGCCTCGATCCTGCCGGCCATCTGGGCGCTGCTGCAGTTCGACACCATCCTTCAGGGCATCCTCGTCGCCGTATTCCTCACCGCCACCCAGATGACGCTGGGCAATGTCATCGAGCCCCGCGTGATGGCCTTCCGTCTCAACCTCAGCCCGCTGCTGGTGCTGGTGGCCCTCATCTTCTGGGGATGGCTGTGGGGGATCTGGGGGATGATCCTCGCCGTCCCGCTGATGTCC from Rhodothermales bacterium encodes:
- a CDS encoding AI-2E family transporter, which codes for MSERDRYALGPMQYARINTVLLAFLALCVGGFVLHQLKVVLLPFTVAALFSVVFEPVIRFLKVRQWPTVLGLIVIFLFLMLLGVLFSLVFTATATAFLDALPRYEPRFDALFDGAIARIDAIATRLNLHPPDLDAPVSFTALTSTARAGVNTLISFVSNAFLILLFMLFMLMGAGDTNAKLRRVLPAHTAERIVSAGLNIGVQMRHYLLTKTIISAVTGVVSFAILWLIGVDFALMWGILAFLLNFIPNVGSIVASILPAIWALLQFDTILQGILVAVFLTATQMTLGNVIEPRVMAFRLNLSPLLVLVALIFWGWLWGIWGMILAVPLMSAIKIVLENIEPLRPVAILMGDAPERSPHRGSRGHSTP